One stretch of Roseimicrobium sp. ORNL1 DNA includes these proteins:
- a CDS encoding ABC transporter transmembrane domain-containing protein — protein sequence MSDRAASPVSDVIPPEKVSTKAKHGLKHEAAFFYKYLKPHAKVFVPAVLVLVITGGLTVLLPQLGSVLIDRALPAEGAALAQAKEDVNRYALMIAGVLGIQAIMAFWRILFFSRAAEGALVNVRQDTFSRILKLPMPLLQARRVGELGSRLANDVESIRESLVTTIPMFIRHTVILIGCLAVVLATSLKLSLFMLACIPAAILLVALFGKRIRKVSRQAQDELAASQVVVDESLQSIVSVKAYANEAYEIGRYGMFLDRFLKSAIRGAWLRGAFVAFVIFVFTSVVVLCVWFGVRMVQDGEITRKAFIALAFTTGALSASIAMLPELVSQLQKTGGALERVRELLEEPEEALEGEPVKLRGAISMRDVWFRYPSRPEAPVLAEFNLEAAPGQKIALVGPSGAGKSTVVNLLYRFYQPDKGELLLDGRPSSDYPLASLRKNFALVPQEVLLFGGSIEENIRYGRPNATEAEIIEAAKQANAHQYIEKLPEGYKTLVGERGTQLSGGQRQRIAIARAILANPAILVLDEATSSLDSESERLVQEALDKLMENRTSIIIAHRLSTVRRADQILVMSGGTVVENGTHDELYAREHSLYRTLAKLQLEH from the coding sequence GTGAGCGATCGCGCCGCCAGCCCCGTGTCCGACGTTATTCCCCCAGAAAAAGTCTCCACCAAGGCGAAGCACGGCCTGAAGCATGAGGCCGCGTTCTTCTACAAGTACCTGAAGCCGCACGCGAAGGTGTTCGTTCCCGCGGTGTTGGTGCTGGTGATCACAGGGGGCCTCACGGTGCTGCTGCCCCAACTCGGCAGTGTGCTCATCGACCGCGCGCTCCCGGCAGAGGGCGCTGCGCTGGCGCAGGCGAAGGAGGATGTGAATCGATACGCGCTGATGATTGCGGGCGTGCTCGGCATCCAGGCGATCATGGCCTTCTGGCGCATCCTCTTTTTCAGCCGCGCGGCAGAAGGCGCCCTGGTGAATGTGCGACAGGACACGTTCAGCCGTATACTGAAACTTCCCATGCCCCTGCTCCAGGCACGGCGTGTCGGCGAATTGGGCTCTCGACTGGCGAATGATGTGGAGTCGATTCGCGAAAGTCTGGTGACCACCATCCCGATGTTCATCCGGCACACGGTGATTCTGATCGGGTGCCTCGCGGTGGTCCTCGCCACTTCCCTGAAACTTTCTCTCTTCATGCTGGCCTGCATTCCGGCGGCCATCCTGCTCGTTGCCTTGTTCGGCAAGCGCATTCGCAAGGTGTCACGGCAAGCTCAAGACGAACTGGCCGCCAGTCAGGTCGTGGTGGACGAGAGCCTGCAGAGCATCGTGAGCGTGAAGGCTTATGCCAATGAAGCTTATGAAATCGGCCGCTACGGCATGTTCCTCGATCGCTTCCTGAAGTCCGCCATTCGCGGCGCATGGTTGCGCGGAGCGTTTGTGGCATTTGTGATCTTCGTTTTCACCAGCGTGGTCGTGCTCTGCGTGTGGTTCGGCGTGCGCATGGTCCAGGACGGCGAAATCACCCGTAAGGCTTTCATTGCCCTCGCCTTCACCACGGGCGCCCTCAGCGCCTCCATCGCCATGCTTCCGGAGCTTGTCTCGCAGCTACAGAAAACAGGAGGCGCCCTGGAGCGGGTTCGCGAATTGCTTGAGGAGCCGGAAGAAGCTCTCGAGGGAGAACCCGTGAAACTGCGCGGTGCCATCTCCATGCGCGATGTGTGGTTCCGCTATCCCTCACGCCCGGAAGCACCGGTGCTGGCGGAGTTCAATCTGGAAGCCGCACCGGGGCAGAAGATCGCCCTCGTGGGTCCCAGTGGCGCGGGCAAGAGCACGGTGGTGAACCTGCTCTACCGCTTTTACCAGCCGGACAAGGGCGAACTCCTGTTGGACGGCAGACCTTCCTCAGACTATCCCCTCGCCTCCCTGCGCAAGAACTTCGCGCTCGTGCCGCAGGAGGTGCTGCTCTTTGGCGGCTCCATCGAGGAGAACATTCGCTACGGCAGACCCAATGCGACCGAGGCAGAAATCATCGAGGCGGCGAAGCAGGCCAACGCGCATCAATACATCGAGAAACTTCCCGAGGGATACAAGACCCTCGTAGGTGAGCGCGGCACGCAGCTCAGTGGTGGTCAGCGCCAGCGCATCGCGATCGCCCGCGCCATTCTCGCGAATCCGGCCATTCTGGTACTGGATGAAGCGACCAGCAGCCTGGATTCCGAGAGCGAGCGTCTGGTACAGGAGGCGCTGGACAAGCTCATGGAAAATCGCACCAGCATCATCATCGCCCACCGTCTCAGCACCGTGCGCCGTGCGGACCAGATTCTCGTGATGAGCGGCGGCACCGTGGTGGAGAATGGCACGCATGATGAGCTCTACGCCCGCGAGCACAGCCTGTACCGCACGCTGGCGAAGCTGCAGCTGGAGCATTGA